A window of the Lactuca sativa cultivar Salinas chromosome 7, Lsat_Salinas_v11, whole genome shotgun sequence genome harbors these coding sequences:
- the LOC111879569 gene encoding uncharacterized protein LOC111879569 gives MQSFFDVIAITSNNSHCSIQLPSLEPSLMSSLPYSSVTTINTTLSPLLQFRHQHPWKTGQHSQPSSNHHLLPSPRVLAVGSSTFSVFMSKQKRLVDVYRESFRRIFENLGVT, from the exons atgcaatctttttTCGATGTCATCGCCATTACCTCCAACAACAGTCATTGTTCGATTCAACTTCCTTCACTAGAACCATCCTTGATGTCGTCGTTACCCTACTCCTCCGTGACCACCATCAACACTACACTGTCGCCACTCCTACAATTTCGTCACCAACATCCATGGAAGACAGGACAACATTCACAACCATCGAGCAACCACCACCTGCTGCCTTCTCCCCG ggttttggctGTGGGGTCTTCAACCTTCTCTGTGTTTATGTCTAAACAGAAACGTCTGGTGGATGTGTATCGAGAAAGCTTCAGAAG GATATTTGAAAATCTAGGAGTAACATAA